A single Pseudomonas sp. HN11 DNA region contains:
- the yccS gene encoding YccS family putative transporter produces MSSTSFKQSMRRLWALDKFSYSIRVFIALTGSMALCWYQDEMTLLIPLFLGIIASALAETDDSWQGRLNALAVTLVCFSIAALSVELLFPYPWIFAISLALATFCLTMLGALGERYGAIASATLILSVYTMIGVDQRGGAVSDFWHEPLLLVAGAAWYGALSVLWQALFSNQPVQQSLARLFRELGRYLKLKSSLFEPIRQLDVEARRLELAQQNGRVVAALNAAKEIILHRVGNGRPGSKVSRYLKLYFLAQDIHERASSSHYPYNALAEAFFHSDVLFRCQRLLRQQGKACQALAESIQLRQPFVYDDSFAEALGDLNASLEHLRIQSNPAWRGLLRSLRALAANLSTLDRLLGDASNPDSLADATDSNLLDRAPRNLKEMWTRLRTQMTPTSLLFRHALRLSLALTVGYGMLHAIHASQGYWIILTTLFVCQPNYGATRRKLGQRIIGTAIGLTVAWALFDLFPSPLVQSMFAIAAGLVFFINRTTRYTLATAAITLMVLFCFNQVGDGYGLFLPRLFDTLLGSLIAGLAVFLFLPDWQGRRLNKVLANTLTCNSIYLRQIMQQYAAGKSDDLAYRLARRNAHNADAALSTTLANMLMEPGHFRKEADVGFRFLVLSHTLLSYLSGLGAHRETQLPAEVREHLIDGAGKTLAASIDEIATGLANKQPIAIQSDAEEALAADLEQMPDEVDEGQRLVQTQLALICRQLGPLRTLAAHLIKDTSAA; encoded by the coding sequence ATGTCATCGACCTCGTTCAAGCAGTCCATGCGGCGCCTGTGGGCGCTGGATAAATTCAGCTACAGCATCCGGGTGTTCATCGCCCTCACCGGCAGCATGGCGCTGTGCTGGTATCAGGATGAAATGACGCTGCTGATCCCGCTGTTCCTGGGGATTATCGCCAGCGCCCTGGCCGAGACCGATGACAGCTGGCAAGGTCGCCTCAACGCCCTGGCGGTAACATTGGTGTGTTTCAGCATTGCCGCGCTGTCGGTGGAGCTGCTGTTCCCCTATCCCTGGATCTTCGCGATTTCCCTGGCCTTGGCCACTTTCTGCCTGACCATGCTCGGCGCCTTGGGCGAGCGTTATGGCGCGATTGCGTCGGCGACGCTGATCCTGTCGGTGTACACCATGATCGGCGTGGACCAGCGCGGTGGTGCCGTTTCCGATTTCTGGCATGAACCGCTGCTGCTGGTCGCCGGCGCCGCCTGGTATGGCGCGCTGTCGGTGTTGTGGCAGGCGCTGTTTTCCAACCAGCCGGTGCAGCAGAGCCTGGCGCGGTTGTTCCGCGAACTGGGGCGTTACCTCAAGCTCAAGTCGTCATTGTTCGAGCCGATCCGCCAACTGGATGTGGAAGCGCGGCGCCTGGAACTGGCCCAGCAAAATGGCCGGGTGGTGGCAGCGCTGAACGCCGCGAAGGAAATCATCCTGCACCGCGTGGGCAATGGTCGACCAGGCTCGAAGGTCAGCCGCTACCTCAAACTGTACTTCCTGGCCCAGGACATTCACGAACGCGCCAGCTCGTCCCACTACCCCTACAACGCCCTGGCCGAAGCGTTCTTCCACAGTGATGTGCTGTTCCGCTGCCAGCGCCTGCTGCGCCAACAGGGCAAGGCTTGCCAAGCCTTGGCCGAGTCGATCCAGCTGCGTCAGCCGTTCGTCTATGACGACAGCTTCGCCGAGGCTTTGGGCGATTTGAACGCTTCCTTGGAACACCTGCGCATCCAGAGCAACCCGGCCTGGCGTGGCCTGCTGCGTTCGTTGCGTGCGCTGGCCGCCAACCTGTCCACACTCGACCGCCTGCTGGGTGACGCCAGCAACCCCGACAGCCTGGCGGATGCCACCGACAGCAACCTGCTGGACCGTGCCCCGCGCAACCTCAAAGAGATGTGGACGCGCCTGCGCACGCAAATGACGCCGACGTCGCTGCTGTTCCGCCATGCCTTGCGCCTGTCCCTGGCGTTGACCGTCGGCTACGGCATGTTGCATGCGATCCACGCGTCCCAGGGCTACTGGATCATCCTCACCACACTATTTGTTTGCCAGCCGAACTACGGCGCTACACGGCGCAAGCTCGGCCAACGGATCATCGGCACCGCCATCGGCCTCACCGTGGCCTGGGCGCTGTTTGACCTGTTCCCGAGCCCTCTGGTGCAGTCGATGTTCGCCATTGCCGCCGGCCTGGTGTTCTTTATCAACCGCACCACCCGCTATACCCTGGCCACCGCCGCCATTACCTTGATGGTACTGTTCTGCTTCAACCAGGTCGGTGACGGCTACGGGCTGTTCCTGCCACGCCTGTTCGATACCTTGCTCGGCAGCTTGATTGCAGGCCTGGCGGTATTCCTGTTCCTGCCGGACTGGCAAGGCCGCCGCCTGAACAAAGTGTTGGCCAATACCCTGACCTGCAACAGCATCTACCTGCGCCAGATCATGCAGCAATACGCCGCCGGCAAGAGTGACGACCTGGCCTACCGCCTCGCCCGACGCAACGCGCACAACGCCGATGCGGCATTGTCGACTACCCTGGCGAATATGCTGATGGAGCCAGGACACTTCCGTAAGGAAGCGGACGTAGGCTTCCGCTTCCTGGTGCTCTCGCACACTTTGCTCAGTTACCTGTCAGGGTTGGGCGCGCACCGCGAAACCCAATTGCCGGCCGAGGTGCGTGAGCATTTGATCGATGGTGCTGGCAAAACCTTGGCGGCAAGTATCGATGAAATCGCTACCGGGCTGGCGAACAAGCAGCCGATTGCAATCCAGAGTGATGCCGAGGAGGCACTGGCAGCAGACCTGGAACAGATGCCGGACGAAGTTGATGAAGGGCAGCGATTGGTGCAAACGCAGTTGGCGTTGATTTGTCGGCAGCTGGGGCCGTTACGCACGTTGGCGGCGCATCTGATCAAGGACACCAGCGCGGCTTAG
- the dbpA gene encoding ATP-dependent RNA helicase DbpA, with amino-acid sequence MLANLDSLGYVEMTQIQAQSLPVILKGLDLIAQAKTGSGKTAAFGIGLLNPINPRYFGCQALVMCPTRELADQVAKEIRRLARAEDNIKVLTLCGGVSLGPQIASLEHGAHVIVGTPGRIQQHLRKGSLVLDGLNTLILDEADRMLDMGFYDAIEDIISKTPPRRQTLLFSATYPVSIKQLASKFMRAPQQVKAEAFHSDDQIEQRFYEISPEERMDAVTKVLAHFRPASCVAFCFTKQQVQETVDHLTSKGISAVGLHGDLEQRDRDQVLAMFANRSTSVLVATDVAARGLDIDSLDMVINVELARDSEIHIHRVGRTGRAGETGIAISLVAPSEAHRAQAIEQLQKSPLNWDQLDNLKPQSGGPLLPQMSTLCIAAGRKDKVRPGDILGALTGEAGIPGAQVGKIAIFDFQAFVAVERGIAKQALQRLNDGKIKGRSLRVRIL; translated from the coding sequence ATGCTGGCTAACCTCGACTCGCTGGGTTATGTCGAGATGACGCAGATCCAGGCGCAAAGCTTGCCGGTGATCCTCAAGGGGCTGGACCTGATTGCCCAGGCCAAGACCGGCAGCGGCAAGACCGCCGCCTTCGGCATCGGCCTGTTGAATCCGATCAACCCGCGCTACTTCGGTTGCCAGGCGCTGGTGATGTGCCCAACCCGTGAGCTGGCCGACCAGGTCGCCAAGGAAATCCGCCGCCTGGCCCGTGCCGAAGACAACATCAAGGTGCTGACCCTGTGCGGCGGCGTGTCCCTCGGCCCGCAGATCGCTTCCCTGGAGCACGGCGCCCACGTCATCGTCGGCACGCCGGGCCGTATCCAGCAGCACCTGCGCAAAGGTTCGCTGGTACTCGACGGCCTGAACACGCTGATCCTCGACGAAGCCGACCGCATGCTCGACATGGGCTTCTACGATGCCATCGAAGACATCATCAGCAAGACCCCGCCACGCCGCCAGACCCTGCTGTTCTCGGCCACCTACCCGGTGAGCATCAAGCAGTTGGCGTCCAAGTTCATGCGTGCGCCGCAGCAGGTGAAGGCCGAGGCGTTCCACTCCGACGACCAGATCGAACAGCGCTTCTACGAAATCTCGCCGGAAGAGCGCATGGACGCGGTGACCAAGGTGCTGGCGCACTTCCGCCCGGCCTCCTGCGTGGCCTTCTGCTTCACCAAGCAGCAAGTGCAGGAAACCGTGGATCACCTGACGTCCAAGGGCATTTCCGCGGTCGGCCTGCATGGCGACCTGGAACAGCGCGACCGCGACCAGGTACTGGCAATGTTCGCCAACCGCAGCACTTCGGTGCTGGTTGCTACCGACGTTGCCGCACGCGGCCTGGACATCGACTCGCTGGACATGGTGATCAACGTCGAGCTGGCCCGCGACTCGGAAATCCATATCCACCGCGTCGGCCGTACCGGGCGTGCTGGCGAGACCGGCATTGCTATCAGCCTGGTGGCGCCGTCCGAAGCGCATCGCGCCCAGGCCATCGAGCAACTGCAGAAGTCGCCGCTGAACTGGGACCAACTGGACAACCTCAAGCCGCAAAGCGGTGGTCCGTTGTTGCCGCAGATGAGCACCCTGTGCATCGCCGCCGGGCGTAAAGACAAAGTCCGCCCAGGCGACATCCTCGGTGCACTGACCGGTGAAGCCGGCATCCCGGGTGCCCAAGTCGGCAAGATCGCGATTTTTGACTTCCAGGCCTTCGTCGCCGTGGAGCGCGGGATCGCCAAGCAGGCATTGCAACGTTTGAACGACGGCAAGATCAAAGGCCGTTCGTTGCGCGTTCGTATCCTTTAA
- a CDS encoding TldD/PmbA family protein, protein MNNFKALVEWLKQAITANEQFHLGYADEASEFVRFNHAKVRQAGQVQQASLNLKLINDGRHADLGITLAGEPELDRQRLADGLQQLRETLPLLPQDPYLLLNHNAWQSNNEQTRPLPALAQVLQDISQAAEGVDLVGFYAAGPISRGFASSDGAFGWHRANSFNFDFSLFHANGEAVKASYAGHTWDSAEFAARFQQAREQLEFLGRPLHKLAPGQYRAYLAPAAIEEIISIITWGGFSAQAIASKGSSLQKLYAGEQSLSPLVTLTEQISGSLSQAFSTEGYPRGDVTLIKAGKADGQLINSRSAAEYGLSTNGASSDESPSALQMAAGSLAQADILKQLGTGLYISNLWYLNYSDLPAARLTGMTRFATFWVEDGEIKAPVSTMRFDDSVYNLLGSQLETLTADRELLLSASTYSQRNTASNLLPGALVKRLTLTL, encoded by the coding sequence ATGAACAACTTCAAGGCACTGGTGGAATGGCTCAAGCAGGCCATCACCGCCAACGAACAATTCCACCTCGGCTATGCGGACGAAGCGTCCGAGTTCGTGCGTTTCAACCACGCCAAGGTGCGCCAGGCCGGCCAGGTGCAACAGGCCAGCCTCAACCTGAAACTGATCAACGATGGTCGCCACGCCGACCTGGGCATCACCCTAGCCGGCGAGCCCGAGCTGGACCGCCAACGTTTGGCCGATGGCCTGCAGCAATTGCGTGAAACCTTGCCGTTGCTGCCGCAGGATCCTTACCTGCTGCTCAATCACAACGCCTGGCAGAGCAACAACGAACAGACTCGGCCCTTGCCGGCATTGGCCCAAGTGCTGCAAGACATCAGCCAGGCAGCAGAAGGCGTCGATCTGGTGGGTTTTTATGCCGCCGGCCCTATCAGCCGTGGCTTTGCCAGCTCCGACGGCGCCTTCGGCTGGCACCGTGCCAATAGCTTTAACTTCGATTTCAGCCTGTTCCACGCCAATGGCGAAGCCGTGAAGGCCAGCTACGCCGGGCACACCTGGGACAGCGCCGAGTTCGCCGCGCGCTTCCAGCAGGCCCGCGAGCAGCTTGAGTTCCTCGGCCGTCCACTGCACAAACTGGCGCCCGGACAATACCGCGCCTACCTCGCCCCGGCGGCGATTGAAGAAATCATCAGCATCATCACCTGGGGCGGGTTTTCCGCCCAGGCCATCGCCAGCAAAGGCAGCTCGCTGCAAAAGCTGTATGCCGGTGAACAGTCCCTGAGCCCGCTGGTGACATTGACTGAACAGATCAGCGGCTCCCTGAGCCAGGCGTTTTCCACCGAAGGTTACCCACGCGGCGACGTCACGCTGATCAAGGCGGGGAAAGCCGACGGCCAGTTGATCAACTCGCGCAGCGCCGCCGAATACGGTTTGAGCACCAACGGTGCAAGCAGTGATGAATCGCCCAGCGCCTTGCAGATGGCCGCCGGCAGCCTGGCCCAGGCCGATATCCTCAAGCAGTTGGGCACCGGGCTGTACATCAGCAACCTGTGGTACCTGAACTATTCGGACCTGCCGGCGGCACGCCTGACCGGCATGACGCGCTTTGCCACATTTTGGGTGGAAGACGGCGAGATCAAGGCGCCGGTCAGCACCATGCGTTTTGATGACAGCGTCTATAACCTGCTCGGTTCGCAGTTGGAAACCCTGACCGCTGATCGGGAACTGCTGTTGTCGGCCAGTACTTACAGCCAGCGCAACACCGCCTCCAACCTGTTGCCGGGGGCCTTGGTAAAACGCCTGACCCTGACCCTGTAA
- a CDS encoding NAD(P)/FAD-dependent oxidoreductase, with the protein MRSTEVVIIGAGAAGLMCALTAAGRGRKVMLIDHANKAGKKILMSGGGRCNFTNMYTEPANFLSHNAHFCKSALARYTQWDFIGLVAKHGVPYHEKKLGQLFCDNKSSDILGMLLDECIQTGVSLHLDTSIEEIAKLDSGYQLQTTLGELRCESLVIATGGLSIPTLGATGFGYQVAKQFGHELLPTRAGLVPFTITDQLKDLCGELSGTSVDCLVSCNGQSFRENILFTHRGLSGPAILQISSYWESGDMVQINLLPDHDAHTWLQQQQVERPNSELKTLLGEIFTKKMANLLAENWFASKPMKQYTHAEIADIAQKLGNWQLVPAGTEGYRTAEVTLGGVDTREVSSKTMESLKSPGLYFIGEVLDVTGHLGGFNFQWAWASGYAAAQYV; encoded by the coding sequence TTGCGCTCGACCGAAGTTGTGATCATTGGCGCCGGCGCCGCAGGCTTGATGTGCGCACTGACCGCCGCCGGACGTGGGCGCAAGGTGATGTTGATCGACCACGCGAACAAGGCCGGCAAGAAGATCCTGATGTCCGGCGGTGGCCGTTGCAACTTCACCAATATGTACACCGAGCCGGCCAACTTCCTCTCGCACAATGCACACTTCTGCAAGTCCGCCCTGGCGCGCTACACCCAGTGGGACTTTATCGGGCTGGTGGCCAAGCACGGCGTGCCGTACCACGAGAAGAAGCTCGGCCAGCTGTTCTGCGATAACAAGTCCAGCGACATCCTCGGCATGCTGCTCGACGAGTGCATCCAGACGGGCGTCAGCCTGCACCTGGACACCTCCATCGAGGAAATCGCCAAGCTCGACAGCGGTTATCAGTTGCAGACCACCCTGGGTGAGCTGCGCTGTGAATCCCTGGTGATCGCCACCGGCGGCCTGTCGATTCCTACGCTGGGCGCCACCGGTTTTGGTTATCAGGTAGCCAAGCAATTCGGCCACGAATTGCTGCCGACCCGCGCCGGGCTGGTACCGTTCACCATCACCGATCAGCTCAAGGACTTGTGCGGCGAGTTGTCGGGCACGTCGGTGGATTGCCTGGTGAGCTGCAACGGCCAGAGCTTTCGCGAAAACATCCTGTTCACTCACCGTGGCCTGAGTGGGCCTGCGATCCTGCAGATTTCTTCGTATTGGGAATCCGGCGACATGGTGCAGATCAACCTGCTGCCCGACCACGACGCTCACACCTGGCTGCAACAGCAACAGGTCGAGCGCCCCAACAGCGAGCTGAAAACCCTGCTGGGCGAGATCTTCACCAAAAAAATGGCCAACCTGCTGGCGGAGAACTGGTTCGCGTCCAAGCCGATGAAGCAGTACACCCACGCCGAAATTGCCGACATCGCGCAAAAACTCGGCAACTGGCAATTGGTGCCAGCAGGCACCGAGGGTTATCGCACAGCGGAAGTCACACTGGGTGGCGTGGACACGCGGGAAGTGTCGTCCAAGACCATGGAGTCGCTGAAAAGCCCTGGCCTTTACTTCATCGGCGAGGTGCTGGATGTGACCGGCCACCTGGGCGGCTTCAACTTCCAGTGGGCGTGGGCTTCAGGTTACGCGGCGGCGCAGTACGTCTGA
- a CDS encoding alpha/beta fold hydrolase, translated as MNHGSFVIEKLFKHYNVHVEQLGNDSGKKTVLMVNGALSTTRSFARTSKCLAEHFNVLLFDLPFSGYSREHNTDLDLVTKDDEVQMLRALVERFEVNHLVSASWGGISTLLTLAHNPPSIESSVVMALAPNLNQAMLDYVERVRVLIEADDKSAVGHLLNETVGKYLSPRLKRNNHRHLSTMATTEYRQARFHIHQVLALGDGNYLPALRQIETPVHFLNGALDEYTPAAEAQSFKQYVGRSSFAVAEQTGHLLDLESSEAAAAVHRELLDFLVGKHTTDGA; from the coding sequence ATGAACCATGGAAGTTTTGTCATTGAGAAGCTGTTCAAGCACTACAACGTTCATGTTGAGCAACTAGGAAACGATTCTGGAAAGAAGACCGTCTTGATGGTCAATGGCGCGCTGTCCACCACGCGTTCCTTCGCTCGCACCAGCAAATGCCTGGCCGAGCACTTCAATGTATTGCTGTTCGACCTGCCGTTCTCCGGCTATTCCCGCGAACACAACACTGACTTGGACCTGGTCACCAAGGACGATGAGGTGCAGATGCTGCGCGCCCTGGTTGAACGCTTCGAAGTTAACCACCTGGTGTCGGCCTCCTGGGGAGGCATCTCCACGTTGCTGACCCTGGCGCACAACCCGCCCTCCATTGAAAGCTCCGTGGTGATGGCCCTAGCGCCCAACCTCAACCAGGCCATGCTCGACTATGTGGAGCGCGTACGCGTACTGATCGAGGCGGATGACAAGTCTGCCGTCGGCCACTTGCTCAATGAAACCGTAGGCAAATACCTGTCGCCCCGACTCAAGCGCAACAACCACCGTCACCTGTCGACCATGGCCACCACCGAATACCGCCAGGCACGCTTTCATATCCACCAGGTGCTGGCCTTGGGCGATGGCAATTACCTGCCGGCACTCCGGCAGATTGAAACGCCGGTGCACTTCCTCAATGGAGCCTTGGACGAATACACCCCCGCCGCCGAGGCCCAGTCGTTCAAGCAGTACGTGGGGCGCAGCAGCTTTGCCGTGGCCGAACAGACTGGTCACTTGCTCGACCTTGAATCCAGCGAAGCCGCCGCGGCGGTGCACCGTGAACTGCTGGATTTCCTGGTGGGAAAACACACGACGGATGGCGCATAA
- a CDS encoding TldD/PmbA family protein gives MFDHHATLKQHFSALRTSAEFFSLRYVRESGQYLAVRKNVAEPPHLNHDEGAMLTVRLNGVEAYAATNDISLPGLQAALERAEQQARQILPHALLDLRDQHVSSDVADYLSPELNQPFPSLSDCYQLLGDESAAVPTDERLVSWEISLGLTHVEQIYLNNAGAELRQAQRFVFPGVNVTAYDGNDSQTRTLGGSNFGQQGGFEVISRFGLVGAAPRIADEALQLLLAPNTPNGPRDLLLMPDQMILQIHESIGHPLELDRILGDERNYAGTSFVKASDFGHLQYGSKLLNVTFDPDIPEQLASYSHDDDGTPASKQFLIREGLLLKPLGGALSQFRSGMNGVANSRASSWNRAPIDRMANLNIEAGDKSLAQLIGGIENGILMSTNRSWSIDDARNKFQFGCEWGQLIENGELKGVVKNPNYRAISANFWRNLSAVGDASTFKVLGTPNCGKGEPNQVIRVGHASPACVFSDVDVFGGDA, from the coding sequence ATGTTCGACCATCACGCCACACTCAAACAGCATTTCAGTGCCCTGCGCACCTCTGCGGAGTTTTTCTCGCTGCGCTATGTACGCGAATCCGGCCAATACCTGGCCGTGCGCAAAAACGTCGCCGAACCTCCCCACCTGAACCACGACGAGGGCGCCATGCTCACCGTGCGTCTCAACGGTGTGGAAGCCTATGCGGCGACCAACGACATTTCCCTGCCTGGCCTGCAAGCCGCCCTTGAGCGCGCCGAACAGCAAGCCCGGCAAATCTTGCCCCACGCCCTGCTCGACCTGCGCGACCAGCACGTCTCCAGCGATGTGGCGGACTACCTGTCCCCCGAGCTCAACCAGCCGTTCCCGTCCCTGAGCGACTGCTACCAACTGCTGGGCGACGAATCCGCCGCCGTGCCCACGGACGAGCGCCTGGTGAGCTGGGAAATCAGCCTCGGACTGACCCACGTCGAGCAGATCTACCTCAATAACGCCGGCGCCGAGCTGCGCCAGGCCCAGCGTTTCGTGTTCCCCGGCGTCAACGTTACTGCCTATGACGGCAACGACAGCCAGACCCGCACCCTCGGCGGCAGCAACTTCGGCCAGCAAGGCGGTTTTGAGGTGATCAGCCGCTTCGGCCTGGTCGGTGCCGCGCCACGCATCGCCGACGAAGCCCTGCAACTGCTGCTCGCGCCCAACACCCCCAACGGCCCGCGCGACCTGTTGCTGATGCCTGACCAGATGATCCTGCAGATCCACGAATCCATCGGCCACCCGCTGGAACTGGACCGCATCCTCGGTGACGAGCGCAATTACGCCGGCACCAGTTTTGTGAAGGCCAGCGACTTCGGCCATCTGCAATATGGCTCCAAGTTGCTCAACGTGACGTTCGACCCGGACATCCCCGAGCAACTCGCCAGCTACAGTCATGACGACGACGGCACGCCCGCCAGCAAGCAGTTCCTGATCCGCGAAGGGCTGCTGCTCAAACCGCTGGGCGGTGCGCTGTCGCAATTCCGTTCGGGCATGAATGGCGTGGCCAACAGCCGGGCCAGCAGTTGGAACCGTGCGCCCATCGACCGCATGGCCAACCTGAACATCGAAGCGGGCGACAAGAGCCTTGCGCAACTGATCGGCGGCATCGAAAACGGCATTCTGATGTCGACCAACCGTTCATGGTCCATCGACGATGCGCGCAATAAATTCCAGTTCGGCTGCGAATGGGGCCAACTGATCGAGAACGGCGAGCTGAAAGGCGTGGTGAAGAACCCCAACTACCGTGCCATTTCTGCCAACTTCTGGCGCAACCTCAGTGCGGTTGGCGATGCCAGCACCTTCAAGGTCTTGGGCACGCCGAACTGCGGCAAAGGCGAACCCAACCAGGTGATCCGCGTTGGCCATGCGTCGCCGGCCTGCGTATTCAGTGATGTCGACGTATTTGGGGGAGACGCCTGA
- the mdtD gene encoding multidrug transporter subunit MdtD: MPNRVPLDAKTARWLPWVVAIAFFMQSLDGTILNTALPAMARDLAENPLRMQGVVIAYMLTVALLIPASGWIADRFGTKKIFFGAIMLFSIGSLLCALSSSLTMLVGARVIQGLGGALMLPVGRLVVLRAYPRSELVRIMGFITIPGLLGPLLGPTMGGWMVQYLTWHWIFLINLPVGMIGCYAVWKFIPDLRGSERTRFDGIGFLLFGAAMVLITIAMEGLGELHLPHLRVMLLLFGGLACLAAYWLRAGHIDNPLFSPVLFKTRTFAVGILGNLFARLGSGALPFLVPLLLQVALGYSPSEAGMSMLPLAAAAMFAKSVARPLIERLGYRIVLTGNTLALGIMLASMGLVTEHTPYPLLLGMLAVLGAINSLQFTAMNTVTLIDLDDAQASSGNSLLSVVAQLSLSLGVACAGALLGGFTAETGNDGVSTVLGAFQLTFLTVGIMAMLAAAIFLQLSPKDGKRAASPEQHIEH, from the coding sequence ATGCCGAACCGTGTCCCGCTCGATGCCAAAACCGCCCGCTGGCTCCCCTGGGTGGTTGCGATTGCCTTCTTCATGCAGTCGCTGGACGGGACGATCCTCAACACGGCATTGCCGGCCATGGCCCGGGACCTCGCGGAAAACCCGCTGCGCATGCAGGGCGTGGTGATCGCGTACATGCTCACCGTCGCCCTGCTGATCCCGGCTTCGGGCTGGATCGCTGACCGCTTCGGCACCAAGAAAATCTTTTTTGGCGCAATCATGCTGTTCAGCATTGGCTCGCTGCTGTGTGCCTTGTCCAGCAGCTTGACCATGCTGGTGGGCGCACGGGTGATCCAAGGCCTGGGAGGTGCGCTGATGTTGCCCGTGGGACGGCTGGTGGTGTTGCGTGCGTATCCGCGCTCCGAACTGGTGCGCATCATGGGTTTCATCACCATCCCCGGACTGCTTGGCCCACTGCTCGGCCCGACCATGGGCGGCTGGATGGTGCAATACCTGACGTGGCACTGGATCTTCCTGATCAACCTGCCGGTGGGCATGATCGGCTGCTATGCCGTGTGGAAATTCATCCCCGACCTGCGCGGCAGTGAGCGCACGCGCTTCGACGGGATCGGCTTCCTGCTGTTTGGCGCGGCGATGGTACTGATCACCATCGCCATGGAAGGCCTGGGCGAACTCCACTTACCGCACCTGCGGGTGATGTTGCTGCTGTTCGGCGGCCTCGCGTGCCTGGCGGCGTATTGGCTGCGGGCCGGGCATATCGATAATCCACTGTTCTCGCCGGTCTTGTTCAAGACCCGCACCTTCGCCGTGGGCATCCTTGGCAATCTGTTTGCGCGGTTGGGCAGCGGCGCCTTGCCGTTCCTGGTGCCGCTGTTGTTACAGGTGGCGCTGGGTTATTCACCGTCGGAAGCCGGCATGAGCATGTTGCCCCTGGCGGCGGCGGCGATGTTTGCCAAATCCGTGGCACGCCCGCTGATCGAGCGCCTGGGCTATCGCATCGTGTTGACCGGCAACACCCTGGCCCTGGGCATCATGCTGGCGAGCATGGGCCTGGTCACGGAACACACGCCCTACCCGCTTCTGCTCGGGATGCTGGCAGTGCTGGGGGCGATCAACTCGCTGCAATTTACCGCGATGAACACCGTCACCCTGATCGACCTGGATGACGCCCAGGCCAGCAGCGGCAACAGTTTGCTGTCGGTGGTGGCGCAGTTGTCGTTGAGCCTCGGGGTCGCCTGCGCGGGTGCACTGCTTGGCGGGTTCACCGCCGAAACCGGCAACGACGGCGTCAGCACGGTACTGGGCGCGTTTCAGCTGACCTTCCTCACCGTGGGCATCATGGCGATGCTGGCGGCGGCGATCTTCCTGCAACTGTCGCCAAAAGACGGCAAACGCGCAGCCAGCCCGGAGCAGCATATTGAGCATTGA